CAAGGGCAAAGGCGGAAGCATGCACTTCTTCAGTAAGGAACGGAACCTTTTCGGAGGGCACGGCATCGTTGGTGGACAGATCGGTCTAGGTGCCGGGATCGCATTCGCGGACAAATACCGCGGTGAAGACCATGTAACGCTTTGTTTCATGGGTGATGGGGCCACACGCCAAGGCATCCTTCACGAAACGTTCAATATTGCAATGACCTGGAAATTGCCGGTGGTCTTCATCATAGAGAACAACAACTATGCGATGGGGACCAGTGTGGAGCGCACAAGCAATGTACATGACCTGAGTACGCTGGGTGAGAGCTATGACATGCCTGGCCTTAGTGTGAACGGTATGCGCTGTGAAGATGTACACGATGCCATTAGCATGGCTTGTGAGCATGCCCGCGCCGGCAATGGGCCATATCTATTGGATATTAAGACCTATCGCTACAAGGGGCACAGCATGAGCGATCCGCAGAAGTACCGCACCAAGGAAGAGGTGGAAGGCTACAAAAAGCAGGATCCGATCGAGAACGTGCGAGATACCATTCTTGAAAAAAAGTACGCTACCAAAGTTGAGTTGGATAAACTGGACGAGGCAGCGAAAAAAGAAGTTCTTGCAGCGGTGAAGTTCGCCGAGGAAAGCCCTATGGCAACTGCTGATGAACTTTATAATGATGTCTATTTCGAGCGGGATTACCCGTTCATCATTGATTGATGATATCGCCTACGAAAAGAATAACGCATTCAGAATAGATCAAGACTAGACCATGGCAGAGATCGTACGTATGCCCAAATTGAGTGATACCATGACCGAAGGGGTTGTGGCAGCTTGGCATAAAAAAGTGGGTGATACCGTGAAAAGCGGTGAAGTTCTGGCGGAGATCGAGACCGACAAGGCTACTATGGAATTCGAAAGTTTCACGGATGGCGTTCTACTTCACATCGGTGTGGAAAAAGGAAAGGCCGCACCCGTGGATAGCATATTGGCGATCCTTGGAAAAGCGGGTGAGGATATCACCAAGTTGTTATCAGATGCAGCGGCCAGTGCGCCGAAGGAAGAGACCAAGAAACCGGAACCTGTTGCTGAAAAAGTAAAAGAAGAACCAAAGGCAGCACCAGGTCCAGTAACTAGTGCGCCGGTAGCTACAACAAGTGCGCCCGCGAAGCCCGCAGCTCGCAGCGCAGCAAATTCCAATGGTCGTGTAAAAGCGAGTCCGTTAGCTAAGCGATTGGCAGAGGAAAAAGGAATTGACATTGCGCGCGTTCAAGGCACTGGTGATGATGGTCGCGTGGTGAAACAGGATATAGAGGACTTTACTGGCGGTGCGCTCTATGGCGTTCCACAGATAGAAGCGTTCGAGGAGGTGCCCGTGAGCCAAATGCGCAAGACGATCGCCAAGCGATTGAGCGAAAGCTTATTTACTGCGCCGCATTTCTACCTCACCATTGAGATGAATATGGATCGCGGTATGCAAGTGCGTGAAGCGATCAATGCCCAGATAAAGCCGGAAAAGATCAGCTACAATGACCTGGTCGTAAAAGCTGCCGCTGTCGCGTTGAAGAAGCATCCAAAGGTGAATAGCAGTTGGTTGGGTGACCGCATCCGTTACAATCAGCATGTACATATTGGCGTAGCTGTTGCAGTTGACGAGGGATTACTAGTTCCTGTGATCCGCTTTGCAGATGGTAAGTCCTTGCGTGATATAGGTAGTGAAGTGCGTGATCTCGCCGCCAGAGCCAAGGACAAGAAATTGCAACCTGCGGACTGGGAGGGAAATACCTTTACCATTTCCAACTTGGGCATGTTCGGTATCGATGAGTTCACTGCGATCATCAACCCGCCGGACGCCTGTATCATGGCAGTCGGTGGTATCATTGAGAAACCCGTTGTGCGCAATGGTCAACTTGCTGTTGGCCATACCATGAAAGTTACGTTGAGCTGTGACCACCGTGTGGTGGATGGCGCTACGGGAGCTGCTTTCTTGAATACATTCAAGAGCTTTATGGAGGAGCCGGCGTTGTTGTTCTCGGTTGGTGTGGTGTAATGCGGTCCATAGGACCACTGTAGAAAGTGGACGTTTCGATCCGATCCAGTTTGAAATGATATCCCGACTTCTCGTATTCTGCCAGTTCGCCTGCATTGCCGTATTGTTGTTCGGCGGGAGTTTTGAATTGCCATGGTGGGGATGGCTGATCTTCAGCACGGGATTGGTCGTCTTTCTCGCAGCGGCAACATCACTCGGTACCAATAATTTCACGATCATGCCGATCCCGCGAGCCGGGAACAGCCTTTCGAAGCGTGGTGTCTACAGCGTAATCAGGCATCCGATGTATACGGCTGTGCTGATATGCGGAAGCGCCATGGCATTTGGTGCTCCAAGTGTTTGGCGTTGGTCTGCGCTCGCGATTTGTCTTGTAGTTCTGGTATTGAAGATCCGTTTTGAAGAACAGCATCTAACTACAGTTCATCCGGAATATCCGAAATTGATGAAAGGTGTTGCCCGTTTGTTCCCATTCGTTTGGTGAGCGGGTGCTTGATGCCAAACTCAAGAATACTTTCTGGCGCGTGCTCGTAATTTCACCGCGTGCTGGATCTCTTTAACACACCGATCGCGTTCCTGAAAGGGGTTGGCCCTCAAAAAGCTGAACTGCTCGAGAAGGAATTGGGCATAGCGACCATCGGCAATTTGCTGACCCACTTCCCATTCCGGTATGTGGATCGCACCGTGTTCCATACCGTGAAGGAGATAAATGCCGACCTGGAACAAGTGCAGTTGAAAGGTGTGCTAGGGCCATTGAAAACCGTTGGTGAAGCGCGTTCCCGGAGATTAACTGCAACGCTTAAAGATGCAACTGGTTCAATAGAACTGGTCTGGTTCAAAGGTGCGCGTTGGTTGCAAATGTCCCTGAAACCTGGACAGGAATACATCGTTTTCGGAAAGCCGAACCATTTCAATGGGCGATACAGTATTCCCCATCCGGAAATGGAACTGACCGCAGGAGTGGAGCCCGCACTTCAGGCTGCATTACAACCCGTATATAGCACTACGGAGAAATTGACCGCCAAAGGGCTTGGCAGTCGGGCGATCGGTAAACTCACAAAAGCCGCTCTATTGCAAGGCGAAGGGTTGATCCCTGAAACTTTGGATCAGCACTTGATCGATCTGCAAGGTGGCATGTCACGCGAAGATGCGTTCCGACAGATCCATGTTCCACAAACAAGAGCCGCGTTGGATGCAGCCGTTCTTCGTTTGAAATTCGAAGAGCTGTTCTTCATTCAACTACAACTGCTGAAGCAAAAACTGTTGATGCAACAGAGCCTCCGCGGACAAGTATTCAGCAATGTTGGTGACCATTTCAACTCGTTCTACAGCGATCATTTGCCCTTTGAACTTACCGAAGCGCAGAAACGTGTGGTTAAGGAGATCCGAAAGGACATGGTGACCGGTCACCAGATGAACCGTCTTGTTCAAGGAGATGTTGGCAGTGGTAAAACGTTGGTCGCATTATTGAGTATGCTGATAGCGCTCGATAATGGCTTCCAGAGCGCATTCATGGCACCCACGGAGATCCTGGCCCAACAACATTATACCACGCTGGTCAAGTTCCTGGAAGGATTACCGATCACCATTCGGTTGCTTACTGGTAGTGTAAAGACCGCTGAGCGTAGGAGCATTCTTATGGCGCTGAAAGCTGGCGAGATCCATATCATTGTTGGAACGCATGCGCTGCTCGAGGATCGTGTGGTGTTCGATAAGCTTGGCTTGGTCGTGATCGACGAGCAACACCGGTTCGGAGTAGCCCAACGTGCCCGTATGTGGGCGAAGAGCACTGTGCCGCCTCATGTGTTGGTCATGACGGCAACACCGATCCCACGCACACTTGCTATGACGTTGTACGGGGACCTGGATACCAGTGTGATCGATGAATTGCCACCAGGTCGCAAACCGATCCGTACCGTGCATCGGTTCGATGGTTCGCGCAATGCGGTCTTCGGTTTCATGGAAGAAGAGATCACCAAAGGCCGCCAAGTGTATGTGGTGTATCCCTTGATCGAGGAAGGGGATCCTGAAAAAATGCGCGGTGTGGAACTGAAGGACCTCACGGATGGTTTCGAAAGTATTTCAAGGCGATTTCCGTTGCCGAGATATGCTGTGAGCATGGTGCATGGGCGTTTGGATCAAGCAACCAAGGACTACGAAATGGCCCGATTCAAGAAAGGCGAGACCAATGTGCTTGTTGCCACCACTGTTATTGAAGTTGGCGTGGATGTGCCTAATGCAAGTATGATGGTGATCGAGAATGCAGAACGCTTTGGCCTTTCACAATTGCACCAATTGCGCGGCAGGGTGGGCCGCGGTGCGGAGCAGAGTTTCTGCATACTTATGACCGGCGATAAACTGGGACATGATGCACGTGAGCGGATCTCCACAATGGTGCGCACCAACGATGGTTTTGAGATCGCGGAGGCGGATCTGCGTTTGCGTGGGCCCGGAGACCTAATGGGCACACAACAGAGCGGCTTGCCCGAATTGCATATTGCTGATCTGGTGAAGGATGTTAGCCTTCTTCAACAAGCAAGGGAACTGGCTTTGCGGATCCTTGATCGCGATCCTGACCTGAAAGATCCCGCCAATGTTCGCATCTCCGGAACATTACGCGCTATCATGAAGTCGCGCCCACTTTGGGGGCGGATCAGTTAAAGTGCTTCTGGGTTCACGTGGTCAGGGACGCGCGTCGGCGGATCTCTTCGGGGTCCAGTACGTGCGCCAAACATCCGGCAACGATCAGGTATTGACCAACGGCATACGTGAGTATTATCGACCACGATGCATGATCAAGGTTGCGAAGAAAACGGTTCGTTGCGAGTAGGCTATCCGATGCTATGAACAAGAATGAGCCGATCAATACAAGAACGAAACTGCGGGGGAATGTGCGTCCAAATCGAAATGTAGCAGCGAGGCCCATCAACGTTATTGCAACTGCATAAGCACTCACCGGAACCTTGATCTCTTCATCTATGCGTGGCATCAGGTCCATTGCGAAAAATACGCCGTAGGCAGTTATTCCGGTTCCGATCAACCAGGGCAGAAAAGAGAACGGCGCTGCGGCATTCGCAATGTTATGCGCGAAGGCGATGGTATAACAGAGCTGCGCGATCAGAAATGCTCCCAGACCGATCATGAAATAGAATTCATCAAGGTGCTCGAACATCAGCGTTACATCACCGATCAAGGAAAAGAACAACCCCGCTTGGATCAGAATGGTGAATCGATCGCCTACGCGTCTGCTCTTGAAGTAGAACCAAAGCGAAAGCGTGATCATCAGCAATGGTTTGCTGACAAAGAGCAGGCCATGCCAACCCTGTACTAATGCAATTATCGTACTCAACGTAATTGCCGCGAACAATATGCCGATGACCAGATCGTTCTTAAAAATTCTCATTCGGAAAAATGATCGGAGCTTGTTGAGGAGAGCCGATCGGGGAGTGAATGTATGGTTCTGTGTAGGATCAGGTCAATATCACTCGCGGCCCGTCATTCACAGGGGTCTGTTAAGGGCTGGATCCTAAGGCCTTCACTTTATTGATCCAGGTGATCTTCGATCGGTTCCGTATCCCCAACCAAAGCATTGCAAGTGAAACCAGAACTATACCACCAT
The nucleotide sequence above comes from Flavobacteriales bacterium. Encoded proteins:
- the pdhA gene encoding pyruvate dehydrogenase (acetyl-transferring) E1 component subunit alpha; its protein translation is MTTKTVLKSKMDKPIKAPAKATFGKETYLRWFKEMIMMRRFEEKTGQLYTMQKFGGFCHLYIGQEAILAGMITAVRTTDRFITGYRDHAHPLVLGVSPKNVMAELYAKTTGTSKGKGGSMHFFSKERNLFGGHGIVGGQIGLGAGIAFADKYRGEDHVTLCFMGDGATRQGILHETFNIAMTWKLPVVFIIENNNYAMGTSVERTSNVHDLSTLGESYDMPGLSVNGMRCEDVHDAISMACEHARAGNGPYLLDIKTYRYKGHSMSDPQKYRTKEEVEGYKKQDPIENVRDTILEKKYATKVELDKLDEAAKKEVLAAVKFAEESPMATADELYNDVYFERDYPFIID
- a CDS encoding pyruvate dehydrogenase complex dihydrolipoamide acetyltransferase, with the translated sequence MAEIVRMPKLSDTMTEGVVAAWHKKVGDTVKSGEVLAEIETDKATMEFESFTDGVLLHIGVEKGKAAPVDSILAILGKAGEDITKLLSDAAASAPKEETKKPEPVAEKVKEEPKAAPGPVTSAPVATTSAPAKPAARSAANSNGRVKASPLAKRLAEEKGIDIARVQGTGDDGRVVKQDIEDFTGGALYGVPQIEAFEEVPVSQMRKTIAKRLSESLFTAPHFYLTIEMNMDRGMQVREAINAQIKPEKISYNDLVVKAAAVALKKHPKVNSSWLGDRIRYNQHVHIGVAVAVDEGLLVPVIRFADGKSLRDIGSEVRDLAARAKDKKLQPADWEGNTFTISNLGMFGIDEFTAIINPPDACIMAVGGIIEKPVVRNGQLAVGHTMKVTLSCDHRVVDGATGAAFLNTFKSFMEEPALLFSVGVV
- the recG gene encoding ATP-dependent DNA helicase RecG, whose amino-acid sequence is MLDLFNTPIAFLKGVGPQKAELLEKELGIATIGNLLTHFPFRYVDRTVFHTVKEINADLEQVQLKGVLGPLKTVGEARSRRLTATLKDATGSIELVWFKGARWLQMSLKPGQEYIVFGKPNHFNGRYSIPHPEMELTAGVEPALQAALQPVYSTTEKLTAKGLGSRAIGKLTKAALLQGEGLIPETLDQHLIDLQGGMSREDAFRQIHVPQTRAALDAAVLRLKFEELFFIQLQLLKQKLLMQQSLRGQVFSNVGDHFNSFYSDHLPFELTEAQKRVVKEIRKDMVTGHQMNRLVQGDVGSGKTLVALLSMLIALDNGFQSAFMAPTEILAQQHYTTLVKFLEGLPITIRLLTGSVKTAERRSILMALKAGEIHIIVGTHALLEDRVVFDKLGLVVIDEQHRFGVAQRARMWAKSTVPPHVLVMTATPIPRTLAMTLYGDLDTSVIDELPPGRKPIRTVHRFDGSRNAVFGFMEEEITKGRQVYVVYPLIEEGDPEKMRGVELKDLTDGFESISRRFPLPRYAVSMVHGRLDQATKDYEMARFKKGETNVLVATTVIEVGVDVPNASMMVIENAERFGLSQLHQLRGRVGRGAEQSFCILMTGDKLGHDARERISTMVRTNDGFEIAEADLRLRGPGDLMGTQQSGLPELHIADLVKDVSLLQQARELALRILDRDPDLKDPANVRISGTLRAIMKSRPLWGRIS
- a CDS encoding lysoplasmalogenase codes for the protein MRIFKNDLVIGILFAAITLSTIIALVQGWHGLLFVSKPLLMITLSLWFYFKSRRVGDRFTILIQAGLFFSLIGDVTLMFEHLDEFYFMIGLGAFLIAQLCYTIAFAHNIANAAAPFSFLPWLIGTGITAYGVFFAMDLMPRIDEEIKVPVSAYAVAITLMGLAATFRFGRTFPRSFVLVLIGSFLFIASDSLLATNRFLRNLDHASWSIILTYAVGQYLIVAGCLAHVLDPEEIRRRASLTT
- a CDS encoding isoprenylcysteine carboxylmethyltransferase family protein; this translates as MISRLLVFCQFACIAVLLFGGSFELPWWGWLIFSTGLVVFLAAATSLGTNNFTIMPIPRAGNSLSKRGVYSVIRHPMYTAVLICGSAMAFGAPSVWRWSALAICLVVLVLKIRFEEQHLTTVHPEYPKLMKGVARLFPFVW